The following are encoded in a window of Fretibacter rubidus genomic DNA:
- a CDS encoding M16 family metallopeptidase: MTFSHFSFRPVFTGLAAVSLLSAPLVLSACSPATDSAQSAKDATSALTLDFEKYTLDNGLDVVLHVDRSDPIVAINLAVHVGSAREVTGRTGFAHLFEHLLFLDSENLGYGGLDEMNTRIGGEGTNGFTTNDMTQYFQAVPADALEKVVWAEADKLGYFINTVTQGVIDNEKQVVKNEKRQRVDNVPYGHNWYIIGKALYPTDHPYNWQVIGSLADLDAATLDDVKDFYKRWYVPNNVTVTITGDFDPSEAKAYVEKYFGEIPRGPLAEPYPARASNLTETTSLYYEDNFAKLPQFTAVWPTVEKYHPDSYALDILSTYLTDGKSAPLNEVLIDETKVTSGVTTFHNQAEIAGEFYLIMRGEEGQPLERLSQPIADGFARFEENGIPQAALDRIKASLEVGFYNEIQSVLGKAIQLGEDNLFTGDPGFYKTRLAGLNAVTTEDVMRVYNAYIKDRPRLYTSVVPAGQADLVLDGAVKADIVEEKIVPGADAAVEFDPTARTFTPTPSSFDRTVEPDFGAAYTLPSPQVWTGELSNGVSVHGIESRETPLVYFSMTIDAGRKRGDVAKPAVPALTADMMLKGTENKSTAELEDAIKSLGSDVSVNIGSETVSISGNSLARNFDATIALVTEFLTEPAWDAEEFELLKIKTLNAIKTAEADPGSISRRETAKLLYPEDHIYHYTTYGPEEALGDVTLDDLKAFHRDYYAPASAKLKVVGAVDKADVKRAFSPMASAWNTVTMRPITLAPPNEVTESKVYFFDVPGAKQSTLRIQRPSLLATDPDFPLVEAINFPLGGIYTSRLNNTLRVEKGYTYGIGSRFSASDERGFFFIGSSVRSNVTTESLELIKDIVGNYGTTFSEDDLSVMKDALLRGQALKTETLSDKLSLVSQISNYGYAPDFKAVNAERIANMTVDDVKALVEKYMPVDAMNYVVVGDAQTQAEGTARLGFGEPVMIGSTKEE, from the coding sequence ATGACATTCTCACATTTTAGTTTCCGACCCGTCTTTACAGGCCTCGCGGCTGTATCTCTGCTGAGCGCGCCTCTGGTATTGTCCGCTTGCAGCCCAGCGACAGATAGTGCGCAATCTGCCAAAGATGCCACCAGCGCGCTGACGCTGGATTTTGAGAAGTACACGCTGGACAACGGTCTTGATGTTGTGCTGCATGTTGACCGCTCTGACCCGATTGTCGCGATAAACTTGGCTGTGCATGTTGGTTCTGCGCGCGAAGTCACAGGACGCACAGGTTTTGCGCATTTATTTGAACACCTACTTTTCCTTGATTCAGAAAACCTCGGCTACGGCGGTCTTGACGAAATGAACACGCGTATCGGCGGCGAAGGCACAAACGGCTTTACCACCAATGATATGACGCAATATTTCCAAGCGGTCCCCGCAGACGCGCTGGAAAAAGTCGTTTGGGCGGAAGCCGATAAATTAGGTTATTTCATCAACACCGTCACCCAAGGCGTGATTGATAATGAAAAACAGGTCGTCAAAAACGAGAAACGCCAACGGGTCGATAACGTCCCATACGGACATAATTGGTACATTATCGGCAAAGCCCTTTACCCAACCGACCATCCTTATAATTGGCAAGTTATTGGCTCTCTTGCTGACCTTGATGCCGCGACGCTGGATGATGTGAAGGACTTTTATAAGCGGTGGTATGTGCCAAATAATGTCACTGTGACAATCACAGGTGATTTTGACCCGTCAGAGGCCAAAGCCTATGTCGAGAAATATTTCGGCGAAATACCGCGCGGCCCCTTGGCAGAACCCTACCCTGCGCGCGCCTCAAACCTCACCGAAACGACGTCCCTTTATTATGAGGATAATTTTGCCAAGTTACCGCAATTCACCGCCGTATGGCCAACGGTCGAAAAATACCATCCTGATAGCTACGCGCTTGATATTTTGTCCACTTACCTCACGGACGGAAAGTCCGCACCGCTTAATGAAGTTCTGATTGACGAGACAAAAGTCACATCGGGCGTCACGACATTCCATAACCAAGCCGAAATCGCAGGTGAGTTTTACCTGATCATGCGCGGCGAAGAAGGCCAACCGCTAGAGCGCCTATCCCAACCCATAGCGGACGGCTTTGCCCGGTTTGAGGAAAACGGTATTCCGCAAGCTGCCCTTGACCGCATCAAGGCATCACTTGAGGTCGGGTTTTACAATGAAATCCAAAGCGTATTGGGTAAAGCCATTCAACTGGGCGAAGATAATCTGTTCACGGGCGATCCGGGCTTTTACAAAACACGACTTGCGGGGCTGAACGCGGTTACCACAGAGGACGTGATGCGTGTTTATAACGCCTATATCAAAGACCGGCCGCGCCTTTACACATCGGTGGTGCCTGCGGGACAAGCTGACCTCGTGCTGGACGGGGCGGTGAAAGCCGATATCGTTGAAGAAAAAATCGTGCCCGGTGCCGATGCCGCCGTTGAGTTTGACCCAACCGCGCGCACATTCACCCCCACACCATCATCCTTTGACCGCACAGTGGAGCCAGACTTTGGCGCAGCCTACACCCTCCCCAGCCCACAAGTTTGGACCGGCGAGCTATCCAATGGTGTGTCCGTTCACGGCATAGAGAGCCGCGAGACGCCGCTGGTTTATTTCAGCATGACAATTGATGCGGGCCGTAAACGCGGCGACGTGGCGAAGCCCGCTGTTCCCGCGCTGACCGCGGATATGATGCTTAAAGGCACAGAAAATAAATCCACAGCAGAGCTTGAAGACGCGATTAAATCGCTCGGCTCGGATGTGTCGGTCAATATTGGATCAGAAACGGTGTCCATATCTGGCAATAGCCTCGCGCGAAATTTCGACGCCACAATCGCGCTTGTGACGGAATTTCTAACAGAGCCCGCATGGGACGCTGAAGAGTTTGAGCTACTGAAAATTAAAACGCTAAACGCCATTAAAACGGCAGAAGCTGACCCGGGCTCAATTTCGCGCAGGGAGACCGCAAAGTTACTCTATCCCGAAGATCACATCTACCACTATACGACTTACGGACCTGAAGAGGCTCTTGGTGACGTAACATTGGATGATTTGAAAGCCTTTCACCGTGATTATTACGCCCCCGCTTCTGCTAAGTTAAAAGTTGTCGGTGCCGTGGATAAAGCCGATGTAAAACGCGCTTTTTCGCCCATGGCAAGCGCATGGAACACCGTCACAATGCGCCCCATCACATTAGCGCCCCCCAATGAGGTCACAGAATCCAAGGTCTATTTCTTTGATGTGCCGGGGGCAAAACAATCAACCCTTCGCATTCAACGCCCATCACTGCTGGCGACAGATCCAGACTTCCCTTTAGTCGAGGCTATCAACTTTCCTCTCGGCGGGATTTATACCTCTCGCTTGAATAACACATTGCGTGTGGAAAAAGGCTATACCTACGGTATAGGGTCTAGGTTCAGCGCCTCTGATGAACGTGGGTTTTTCTTTATCGGGTCCTCTGTACGGTCCAATGTCACCACAGAAAGTCTTGAACTAATTAAAGACATCGTTGGCAATTACGGCACGACATTTTCTGAGGATGATTTATCCGTAATGAAGGACGCGCTGCTGCGTGGCCAAGCGCTAAAGACTGAGACGCTAAGTGATAAATTATCGCTCGTGTCGCAAATTAGCAATTACGGCTATGCCCCTGATTTCAAAGCAGTTAACGCGGAGCGTATCGCTAATATGACTGTGGATGACGTCAAGGCCTTGGTCGAGAAATACATGCCAGTGGACGCCATGAACTACGTCGTTGTCGGCGACGCGCAGACGCAAGCAGAAGGCACCGCGAGATTAGGCTTTGGCGAGCCCGTCATGATTGGTAGCACAAAAGAAGAGTAA
- a CDS encoding helix-turn-helix domain-containing protein: MASTFGQILKHWREARRYSQLALSVEADMSSRHLSFLETGRSKPSRASVLRLARTLDMPRASVNEALKAAGLSAEYSALALSATELAPAMDAIDLILKNHAPMPAIVIDEAWMIVGGNPPAMAMIDVLPFAGSLCIVDALLNDDPDAPIFLNWETIAVWTLLRLQNEATKAGADSAVAALYQRFSTHPRLKDANQASFSDYGPVLTMRCRLGDMELSLFTMIAEFSTVQDITMNETRVELFFPADEATKAFFEATA; encoded by the coding sequence ATGGCATCAACATTTGGACAGATTTTAAAGCACTGGCGTGAAGCGCGGCGTTATAGTCAGCTCGCATTATCAGTCGAGGCGGATATGTCGTCGCGCCACCTTAGTTTTTTAGAAACAGGACGCTCCAAACCCAGCCGCGCCAGCGTTTTACGTCTGGCCCGAACCTTGGATATGCCGCGCGCCAGCGTGAATGAGGCGCTAAAAGCGGCAGGGCTTTCAGCCGAATATTCCGCATTGGCGCTGTCCGCGACGGAGCTTGCACCTGCCATGGACGCGATTGATTTAATCTTAAAAAACCACGCGCCTATGCCGGCTATTGTGATTGATGAGGCGTGGATGATTGTCGGGGGTAATCCGCCTGCTATGGCGATGATCGATGTGCTGCCCTTTGCGGGCTCACTCTGTATTGTTGATGCCCTACTGAACGATGACCCCGATGCACCAATATTTCTGAACTGGGAGACGATTGCGGTCTGGACACTTTTGCGGTTGCAAAATGAGGCGACCAAAGCCGGTGCTGACAGTGCGGTTGCGGCTCTTTATCAACGGTTTTCCACCCATCCCCGACTAAAGGATGCCAATCAAGCGTCATTTTCAGATTACGGGCCCGTCCTGACCATGCGCTGCCGTTTGGGGGATATGGAGCTATCTTTATTCACCATGATTGCAGAGTTTTCCACCGTTCAAGATATCACCATGAACGAAACACGTGTCGAGTTGTTCTTCCCGGCCGATGAGGCAACAAAAGCGTTCTTTGAGGCGACGGCCTAG
- a CDS encoding asparaginase domain-containing protein, producing the protein MTMLILTTGGTLDKIHDTYTEGLVFGENSHMEELLRIGRSFMPRIENLMRLDSLDMTDNDREHILQAVLVAPETQIVITHGTGTMEQTAKFLSGRIGDKTVILTGSMRPFSLGKSDAGFNIGGAVIAAQTMPSGVYGVMNGRIFEASELRKDVKAGRFDG; encoded by the coding sequence ATGACTATGCTAATCCTGACAACGGGCGGTACGCTCGATAAAATCCATGATACTTATACTGAAGGCCTCGTCTTTGGTGAAAACTCCCATATGGAGGAATTGCTGAGGATTGGGCGTAGTTTTATGCCGCGTATTGAAAATTTAATGCGCCTAGATAGCCTCGATATGACCGACAATGACCGCGAGCATATCTTACAAGCCGTATTAGTCGCGCCTGAGACGCAAATTGTTATCACACACGGCACGGGTACGATGGAGCAAACAGCCAAATTTCTGTCCGGTCGTATAGGGGATAAAACCGTTATCCTAACAGGGTCAATGCGGCCATTCTCCCTCGGTAAATCCGACGCAGGCTTTAATATCGGCGGGGCCGTGATTGCCGCCCAAACCATGCCATCTGGCGTTTACGGCGTTATGAACGGACGGATTTTTGAGGCCAGCGAGTTGCGTAAAGACGTAAAAGCGGGCCGATTTGACGGCTAG
- the panD gene encoding aspartate 1-decarboxylase — protein sequence MLLTMMKGKIHRATVTQADLHYEGSISIDQDLLDKAGILPNEQVDILNINNGERFTTYAITAPRGSKTFGLNGAAARRVQLGDKIIIITYCQMEAEKARNYAPHVVLLDENNEIYHPPVH from the coding sequence ATGCTACTGACCATGATGAAGGGTAAAATTCACCGTGCAACGGTAACCCAAGCCGATTTGCATTATGAAGGCTCTATTTCCATTGATCAGGACCTGCTCGATAAAGCGGGTATATTGCCGAATGAGCAAGTGGATATCCTCAACATCAATAATGGCGAGCGGTTTACGACATACGCCATTACCGCACCGCGCGGGTCAAAAACATTTGGTCTAAACGGTGCCGCTGCGCGCCGCGTGCAACTGGGTGATAAGATTATCATCATTACCTATTGCCAGATGGAAGCGGAAAAAGCGCGCAACTATGCCCCGCATGTTGTGCTGTTGGATGAAAATAACGAGATTTATCACCCGCCTGTGCATTAG